One Gossypium hirsutum isolate 1008001.06 chromosome A11, Gossypium_hirsutum_v2.1, whole genome shotgun sequence genomic window carries:
- the LOC107943381 gene encoding uncharacterized ATP-dependent helicase YprA isoform X4, whose product MAVKEIEVRTLSGESTTITVSPETTINDLKHLLKLSFAPATSSPNFHLFFKGTKLNLQCKVSSLAFQSGEFFVLIPFTKKNKPQVENPSFSNDASAATSFSDSTYSHMMQEFSYLRDNSRKFSEGNNNNSNGHGDDDDDDDDSFKSRRKQGGNIDKDERNEGHPYDLLWNVLRSSDRDLFEEKNCEKFVEVLQSMNCLSSPYSGKCMLLSEAIFRTSDDHASCLCPTWLRGLVEAFALLSILWAFLQLQAERMTTSRLKQVLGHLEQFGVGICMEDIEHLSVLCPKSKKNYENLLSFSLEDLLLFVKKGDYVLERNEAKRARRSSSSASNSHSVKRRCHDTSQLLPSEMVEHLRKSIGSGGQMVHVEKIGARKGSYVEIPNELSDKSKSALKSIGINKLYSHQAESILASLSGKNVVVATMTSSGKSVCYNLPVLEALSHNFSSCALYLFPTKALAQDQLRALLTLTNGFDCGINIGVYDGDTSQKERTWLRENARLLITNPDMLHMAILPLHRQFSRILSNLSFVVIDEAHAYKGAFGCHTALILRRLRRLCSHAYGSDPSFVFCTATSSNPIEHCMELANLSTLELIEKDGSPSSEKFFVLWNPTLPLRTELDKSEFGIDGRNASDKSLSPISEVSHLFAEMVQHGLRCIAFCKSRKLCELVLCYTREILEEVAPHLVNSICAYRAGYISEDRRRIESEFFGGKLCGIAATNALELGIDVGHIDVTLHLGFPGSIASLWQQAGRSGRRERSSLAVYVAFEGPLDQYFMKFPQKLFCGPIECCHIDAQNQQVLEQHLVCAAIEHPLSLLYDEKYFGSGLSKAITALKNRGYLTSNPSNDSLSKIWSYMGHEKRPSRSISIRAIEAERYIVIDKQLNETLEEIEESRAFFQVYEGAVYLHQGRTYLVKNLDLSRKIAYCEKAVVDYYTKTRDYTDIHIVGGKIAYPARVSKDQLPKTTAQANPCSVTTTWFGFRRIRRGSNQVLDTVDLSLPRYSYESQAVWISVPQSLKIIVEKKYSFRAGLHAACHAVLHVVPLYMRCNLSDLAPECPNPYDSRFFPERILLYDQHPGGTGVSKQIQPYFTELLHSALELLTCCHCSSDTGCPNCVQKLACQEYNELINKDAAIIIIKGVLDAEKTYFEGHSDSTPSC is encoded by the exons ATGGCGGTGAAGGAAATCGAAGTCCGAACACTGAGTGGTGAATCCACCACCATTACCGTATCTCCAGAAACAACAATTAACGATCTCAAACATCTCTTGAAACTTTCTTTTGCTCCCGCCACTTCGTCTCCCAATTTCCACCTCTTTTTCAAG GGCACTAAATTGAACTTGCAATGCAAAGTGAGTAGCCTCGCCTTTCAGTCTGgtgaattttttgttttgattccATTTACTAAGAAAAACAAGCCTCAAGTCGAAAACCCTAGTTTTTCTAACGACGCAAGCGCTGCCACAAGCTTTTCGGATTCTACTTATTCTCATATGATGCAAGAATTCTCATATTTACGCGACAATTCGAGAAAGTTCAGTGAAggtaataataacaatagtaatggtcatggtgatgatgatgatgatgatgatgattcctTTAAGAGTAGAAGAAAACAAGGAGGAAATATTGATAAGGATGAGAGAAATGAGGGGCATCCTTATGATTTATTGTGGAATGTATTGCGGTCTTCAGATAGGGATTTGTTTGAGGAGAAGAATTGTGAGAAGTTTGTCGAGGTTTTACAGTCCATGAATTGTTTGTCCAGTCCATATTCTGGGAAATGTATGCTGTTAAGTGAGGCCATATTCCGGACTAGTGATGATCATGCTTCTTGTTTGTGTCCTACTTGGTTGAGGGGACTTGTGGAGGCTTTTGCTTTATTAAGCATTTTGTGGGCGTTTCTTCAGCTGCAAGCAGAGAGAATGACTACAAGTCGTTTGAAGCAAGTTCTGGGGCATTTAGAACAATTTGGAGTTGGGATTTGTATGGAGGACATAGAGCATCTTTCTGTTCTCTGTCCTAAG TCTAAAAAGAATTATGAGAATCTGCTATCATTTTCCTTAGAGGATTTGCTTTTATTTGTAAAGAAAGGTGATTATGTTTTGGAAAGAAATGAAGCAAAACGGGCAAGGAGAAGCAGTTCCTCTGCTTCGAATTCTCATTCAGTCAAACGACGATGTCAT GATACAAGTCAATTGCTACCATCAGAAATGGTTGAGCACCTCAGAAAGAGCATTGGATCAGGTGGACAG ATGGTGCATGTTGAAAAAATTGGTGCTAGGAAAGGTTCCTATGTGGAGATACCTAATGAACTCTCAGACAAGTCAAAATCTGCCCTTAAAAGCATTGGAATCAATAAGCTTTACAGCCACCAG GCAGAGTCAATATTGGCATCTCTTTCAGGGAAGAATGTTGTTGTAGCAACAATGACATCTAGTGGAAAATCTGTTTGTTATAATCTGCCGGTTTTGGAGGCATTGTCTCATAATTTTTCGTCATGTGCACTTTACTTGTTTCCCACAAAG GCCTTAGCTCAAGATCAACTAAGAGCTTTGTTAACTTTGACAAATGGGTTTGATTGTGGCATAAATATTGGGGTATATGATGGTGATACTTCTCAGAAAGAAAGGACATGGCTTCGAGAAAATGCTAGATTG TTGATCACAAATCCCGATATGTTACACATGGCAATCCTGCCATTACATAGACAATTTAGTCGAATATTATCAAATCTTAG TTTTGTAGTGATTGATGAAGCTCATGCTTATAAGGGGGCATTTGGGTGCCATACTGCCCTTATACTAAGAAGACTTCGCAGGCTTTGCTCTCATg CGTATGGAAGTGATCCGTCTTTTGTTTTCTGTACGGCAACTTCTTCAAATCCTATTGAGCACTGTATG GAACTTGCAAATTTGTCAACGTTGGAGCTGATTGAAAAAGATGGAAGTCCTTCTTCAGAAAAGTTTTTtgttctctggaatcctactttACCTTTGAGAACC GAGCTAGATAAAAGTGAGTTTGGCATAGATGGTAGAAACGCTTCTGATAAGAGTTTGAG CCCAATCTCAGAAGTTTCACATCTTTTTGCGGAAATGGTTCAGCATGGACTTCGATGTATTGCTTTTTGTAAATCCCGTAAACTTTGTGAGCTAGTTTTATGTTATAC GCGTGAAATTCTTGAAGAGGTGGCTCCCCACCTTGTCAATTCCATATGTGCCTATCGTGCTGGTTATATTTCTGAG GATAGGAGGAGGATAGAGAGTGAATTTTTTGGTGGAAAGCTTTGTGGTATTGCTGCAACAAATGCGCTTGAATTGGGAATTGATGTTGGACATATTGATGTGACTCTGCATCTGGGGTTTCCTGGTAGTATTGCAAG CCTATGGCAACAGGCTGGTAGGTCTGGCAGAAGAGAAAGGTCGTCTCTTGCTGTGTATGTTGCATTTGAGGGGCCTCTTGATCAATATTTTATGAAATTCCCTCAGAAATTATTCTGTGGTCCAATTGAGTGTTGTCATATTGATGCTCAAAACCAGCAG GTGCTTGAGCAGCATCTGGTTTGTGCAGCTATTGAACATCCATTGAGTTTGctttatgatgaaaaatatttTGGCTCTGGTCTGAGCAAAGCCATAACTGCTCTTAAAAATAGAGGATACTTGACTTCTAATCCTTCAAATGATTCTTTGTCTAAAATATGGAGTTATATGGGCCATGAG AAAAGGCCTTCACGTTCAATCAGTATACGAGCAATAGAGGCAGAGAGATATATAGTAATAGATAAACAATTGaatgaaaccctagaagagattgagGAAAGCAGGGCTTTCTTTCAG GTATATGAAGGTGCTGTTTACTTGCACCAAGGGAGGACCTATCTGGTGAAGAATTTGGATTTATCGAGAAAAATTGCTTATTGTGAAAAAGCTGTGGTGGACTATTACACAAAGACTCGGGATTATACAGACATACATATTGTTGGTGGTAAAATT GCCTATCCAGCCCGGGTCTCAAAAGATCAACTCCCAAAAACAACAGCTCAAGCAAATCCTTGCAGTGTAACAACGACTTGGTTTGGTTTCCGCCGAATACGTAGGGGGAGCAACCAAGTCTTGGACACTGTTGATCTTTCTCTGCCTAGATATTCATATGAATCACAG GCAGTTTGGATTAGTGTTCCACAATCCTTAAAAATAATAGTAGAGAAGAAGTACTCATTCCGTGCAGGTCTGCATGCTGCTTGTCATGCGGTTTTACATGTTGTACCATT ATATATGAGATGCAATTTATCCGACTTGGCTCCAGAGTGTCCAAATCCTTATGATAGCCGTTTCTTTCCTGAGAGAATTCTATTGTATGATCAGCATCCTGGAGGGACTGGTGTCTCGAAACAG ATCCAACCATATTTCACAGAGCTTTTGCATTCTGCTTTGGAACTTCTCACATGTTGCCACTGCTCCTCAGACACAGGTTGCCCAAATTGTGTTCAG AAACTGGCTTGTCAAGAGTATAATGAGCTAATAAACAAGGATGCAGCCATcataattataaag GGAGTTTTGGATGCagagaaaacatattttgaagGGCACTCCGATTCAACACCCAGTTGTTGA
- the LOC107943381 gene encoding ATP-dependent helicase HRQ1 isoform X5: MAVKEIEVRTLSGESTTITVSPETTINDLKHLLKLSFAPATSSPNFHLFFKGTKLNLQCKVSSLAFQSGEFFVLIPFTKKNKPQVENPSFSNDASAATSFSDSTYSHMMQEFSYLRDNSRKFSEGNNNNSNGHGDDDDDDDDSFKSRRKQGGNIDKDERNEGHPYDLLWNVLRSSDRDLFEEKNCEKFVEVLQSMNCLSSPYSGKCMLLSEAIFRTSDDHASCLCPTWLRGLVEAFALLSILWAFLQLQAERMTTSRLKQVLGHLEQFGVGICMEDIEHLSVLCPKVVYFVNNDMEPKNFSDALVITHSSTKEADKFASKLGAGKTCRSLSKIFNLMKKWESSFKTSLWETIKLLMSKKNYENLLSFSLEDLLLFVKKGDYVLERNEAKRARRSSSSASNSHSVKRRCHDTSQLLPSEMVEHLRKSIGSGGQMVHVEKIGARKGSYVEIPNELSDKSKSALKSIGINKLYSHQAESILASLSGKNVVVATMTSSGKSVCYNLPVLEALSHNFSSCALYLFPTKALAQDQLRALLTLTNGFDCGINIGVYDGDTSQKERTWLRENARLLITNPDMLHMAILPLHRQFSRILSNLSFVVIDEAHAYKGAFGCHTALILRRLRRLCSHAYGSDPSFVFCTATSSNPIEHCMELANLSTLELIEKDGSPSSEKFFVLWNPTLPLRTELDKSEFGIDGRNASDKSLSPISEVSHLFAEMVQHGLRCIAFCKSRKLCELVLCYTREILEEVAPHLVNSICAYRAGYISEDRRRIESEFFGGKLCGIAATNALELGIDVGHIDVTLHLGFPGSIASLWQQAGRSGRRERSSLAVYVAFEGPLDQYFMKFPQKLFCGPIECCHIDAQNQQVYEGAVYLHQGRTYLVKNLDLSRKIAYCEKAVVDYYTKTRDYTDIHIVGGKIAYPARVSKDQLPKTTAQANPCSVTTTWFGFRRIRRGSNQVLDTVDLSLPRYSYESQAVWISVPQSLKIIVEKKYSFRAGLHAACHAVLHVVPLYMRCNLSDLAPECPNPYDSRFFPERILLYDQHPGGTGVSKQIQPYFTELLHSALELLTCCHCSSDTGCPNCVQKLACQEYNELINKDAAIIIIKGVLDAEKTYFEGHSDSTPSC, encoded by the exons ATGGCGGTGAAGGAAATCGAAGTCCGAACACTGAGTGGTGAATCCACCACCATTACCGTATCTCCAGAAACAACAATTAACGATCTCAAACATCTCTTGAAACTTTCTTTTGCTCCCGCCACTTCGTCTCCCAATTTCCACCTCTTTTTCAAG GGCACTAAATTGAACTTGCAATGCAAAGTGAGTAGCCTCGCCTTTCAGTCTGgtgaattttttgttttgattccATTTACTAAGAAAAACAAGCCTCAAGTCGAAAACCCTAGTTTTTCTAACGACGCAAGCGCTGCCACAAGCTTTTCGGATTCTACTTATTCTCATATGATGCAAGAATTCTCATATTTACGCGACAATTCGAGAAAGTTCAGTGAAggtaataataacaatagtaatggtcatggtgatgatgatgatgatgatgatgattcctTTAAGAGTAGAAGAAAACAAGGAGGAAATATTGATAAGGATGAGAGAAATGAGGGGCATCCTTATGATTTATTGTGGAATGTATTGCGGTCTTCAGATAGGGATTTGTTTGAGGAGAAGAATTGTGAGAAGTTTGTCGAGGTTTTACAGTCCATGAATTGTTTGTCCAGTCCATATTCTGGGAAATGTATGCTGTTAAGTGAGGCCATATTCCGGACTAGTGATGATCATGCTTCTTGTTTGTGTCCTACTTGGTTGAGGGGACTTGTGGAGGCTTTTGCTTTATTAAGCATTTTGTGGGCGTTTCTTCAGCTGCAAGCAGAGAGAATGACTACAAGTCGTTTGAAGCAAGTTCTGGGGCATTTAGAACAATTTGGAGTTGGGATTTGTATGGAGGACATAGAGCATCTTTCTGTTCTCTGTCCTAAG GTGGTGTATTTTGTAAATAATGATATGGAGCCTAAAAATTTTAGCGATGCACTTGTTATCACCCATTCTTCAACAAAGGAGGCAGACAAATTTGCCAGCAAGCTTGGAGCTG GTAAAACATGCAGGTCTCTTTCAAAGATTTTTAACTTAATGAAGAAATGGGAGAGTTCATTCAAAACTAGCTTGTGGGAGACTATCAAGTTGTTAATG TCTAAAAAGAATTATGAGAATCTGCTATCATTTTCCTTAGAGGATTTGCTTTTATTTGTAAAGAAAGGTGATTATGTTTTGGAAAGAAATGAAGCAAAACGGGCAAGGAGAAGCAGTTCCTCTGCTTCGAATTCTCATTCAGTCAAACGACGATGTCAT GATACAAGTCAATTGCTACCATCAGAAATGGTTGAGCACCTCAGAAAGAGCATTGGATCAGGTGGACAG ATGGTGCATGTTGAAAAAATTGGTGCTAGGAAAGGTTCCTATGTGGAGATACCTAATGAACTCTCAGACAAGTCAAAATCTGCCCTTAAAAGCATTGGAATCAATAAGCTTTACAGCCACCAG GCAGAGTCAATATTGGCATCTCTTTCAGGGAAGAATGTTGTTGTAGCAACAATGACATCTAGTGGAAAATCTGTTTGTTATAATCTGCCGGTTTTGGAGGCATTGTCTCATAATTTTTCGTCATGTGCACTTTACTTGTTTCCCACAAAG GCCTTAGCTCAAGATCAACTAAGAGCTTTGTTAACTTTGACAAATGGGTTTGATTGTGGCATAAATATTGGGGTATATGATGGTGATACTTCTCAGAAAGAAAGGACATGGCTTCGAGAAAATGCTAGATTG TTGATCACAAATCCCGATATGTTACACATGGCAATCCTGCCATTACATAGACAATTTAGTCGAATATTATCAAATCTTAG TTTTGTAGTGATTGATGAAGCTCATGCTTATAAGGGGGCATTTGGGTGCCATACTGCCCTTATACTAAGAAGACTTCGCAGGCTTTGCTCTCATg CGTATGGAAGTGATCCGTCTTTTGTTTTCTGTACGGCAACTTCTTCAAATCCTATTGAGCACTGTATG GAACTTGCAAATTTGTCAACGTTGGAGCTGATTGAAAAAGATGGAAGTCCTTCTTCAGAAAAGTTTTTtgttctctggaatcctactttACCTTTGAGAACC GAGCTAGATAAAAGTGAGTTTGGCATAGATGGTAGAAACGCTTCTGATAAGAGTTTGAG CCCAATCTCAGAAGTTTCACATCTTTTTGCGGAAATGGTTCAGCATGGACTTCGATGTATTGCTTTTTGTAAATCCCGTAAACTTTGTGAGCTAGTTTTATGTTATAC GCGTGAAATTCTTGAAGAGGTGGCTCCCCACCTTGTCAATTCCATATGTGCCTATCGTGCTGGTTATATTTCTGAG GATAGGAGGAGGATAGAGAGTGAATTTTTTGGTGGAAAGCTTTGTGGTATTGCTGCAACAAATGCGCTTGAATTGGGAATTGATGTTGGACATATTGATGTGACTCTGCATCTGGGGTTTCCTGGTAGTATTGCAAG CCTATGGCAACAGGCTGGTAGGTCTGGCAGAAGAGAAAGGTCGTCTCTTGCTGTGTATGTTGCATTTGAGGGGCCTCTTGATCAATATTTTATGAAATTCCCTCAGAAATTATTCTGTGGTCCAATTGAGTGTTGTCATATTGATGCTCAAAACCAGCAG GTATATGAAGGTGCTGTTTACTTGCACCAAGGGAGGACCTATCTGGTGAAGAATTTGGATTTATCGAGAAAAATTGCTTATTGTGAAAAAGCTGTGGTGGACTATTACACAAAGACTCGGGATTATACAGACATACATATTGTTGGTGGTAAAATT GCCTATCCAGCCCGGGTCTCAAAAGATCAACTCCCAAAAACAACAGCTCAAGCAAATCCTTGCAGTGTAACAACGACTTGGTTTGGTTTCCGCCGAATACGTAGGGGGAGCAACCAAGTCTTGGACACTGTTGATCTTTCTCTGCCTAGATATTCATATGAATCACAG GCAGTTTGGATTAGTGTTCCACAATCCTTAAAAATAATAGTAGAGAAGAAGTACTCATTCCGTGCAGGTCTGCATGCTGCTTGTCATGCGGTTTTACATGTTGTACCATT ATATATGAGATGCAATTTATCCGACTTGGCTCCAGAGTGTCCAAATCCTTATGATAGCCGTTTCTTTCCTGAGAGAATTCTATTGTATGATCAGCATCCTGGAGGGACTGGTGTCTCGAAACAG ATCCAACCATATTTCACAGAGCTTTTGCATTCTGCTTTGGAACTTCTCACATGTTGCCACTGCTCCTCAGACACAGGTTGCCCAAATTGTGTTCAG AAACTGGCTTGTCAAGAGTATAATGAGCTAATAAACAAGGATGCAGCCATcataattataaag GGAGTTTTGGATGCagagaaaacatattttgaagGGCACTCCGATTCAACACCCAGTTGTTGA
- the LOC107943381 gene encoding uncharacterized ATP-dependent helicase YprA isoform X3 codes for MAVKEIEVRTLSGESTTITVSPETTINDLKHLLKLSFAPATSSPNFHLFFKGTKLNLQCKVSSLAFQSGEFFVLIPFTKKNKPQVENPSFSNDASAATSFSDSTYSHMMQEFSYLRDNSRKFSEGNNNNSNGHGDDDDDDDDSFKSRRKQGGNIDKDERNEGHPYDLLWNVLRSSDRDLFEEKNCEKFVEVLQSMNCLSSPYSGKCMLLSEAIFRTSDDHASCLCPTWLRGLVEAFALLSILWAFLQLQAERMTTSRLKQVLGHLEQFGVGICMEDIEHLSVLCPKVVYFVNNDMEPKNFSDALVITHSSTKEADKFASKLGAGKTCRSLSKIFNLMKKWESSFKTSLWETIKLLMSKKNYENLLSFSLEDLLLFVKKGDYVLERNEAKRARRSSSSASNSHSVKRRCHDTSQLLPSEMVEHLRKSIGSGGQMVHVEKIGARKGSYVEIPNELSDKSKSALKSIGINKLYSHQAESILASLSGKNVVVATMTSSGKSVCYNLPVLEALSHNFSSCALYLFPTKALAQDQLRALLTLTNGFDCGINIGVYDGDTSQKERTWLRENARLLITNPDMLHMAILPLHRQFSRILSNLSFVVIDEAHAYKGAFGCHTALILRRLRRLCSHAYGSDPSFVFCTATSSNPIEHCMELANLSTLELIEKDGSPSSEKFFVLWNPTLPLRTELDKSEFGIDGRNASDKSLSPISEVSHLFAEMVQHGLRCIAFCKSRKLCELVLCYTREILEEVAPHLVNSICAYRAGYISEDRRRIESEFFGGKLCGIAATNALELGIDVGHIDVTLHLGFPGSIASLWQQAGRSGRRERSSLAVYVAFEGPLDQYFMKFPQKLFCGPIECCHIDAQNQQKRPSRSISIRAIEAERYIVIDKQLNETLEEIEESRAFFQVYEGAVYLHQGRTYLVKNLDLSRKIAYCEKAVVDYYTKTRDYTDIHIVGGKIAYPARVSKDQLPKTTAQANPCSVTTTWFGFRRIRRGSNQVLDTVDLSLPRYSYESQAVWISVPQSLKIIVEKKYSFRAGLHAACHAVLHVVPLYMRCNLSDLAPECPNPYDSRFFPERILLYDQHPGGTGVSKQIQPYFTELLHSALELLTCCHCSSDTGCPNCVQKLACQEYNELINKDAAIIIIKGVLDAEKTYFEGHSDSTPSC; via the exons ATGGCGGTGAAGGAAATCGAAGTCCGAACACTGAGTGGTGAATCCACCACCATTACCGTATCTCCAGAAACAACAATTAACGATCTCAAACATCTCTTGAAACTTTCTTTTGCTCCCGCCACTTCGTCTCCCAATTTCCACCTCTTTTTCAAG GGCACTAAATTGAACTTGCAATGCAAAGTGAGTAGCCTCGCCTTTCAGTCTGgtgaattttttgttttgattccATTTACTAAGAAAAACAAGCCTCAAGTCGAAAACCCTAGTTTTTCTAACGACGCAAGCGCTGCCACAAGCTTTTCGGATTCTACTTATTCTCATATGATGCAAGAATTCTCATATTTACGCGACAATTCGAGAAAGTTCAGTGAAggtaataataacaatagtaatggtcatggtgatgatgatgatgatgatgatgattcctTTAAGAGTAGAAGAAAACAAGGAGGAAATATTGATAAGGATGAGAGAAATGAGGGGCATCCTTATGATTTATTGTGGAATGTATTGCGGTCTTCAGATAGGGATTTGTTTGAGGAGAAGAATTGTGAGAAGTTTGTCGAGGTTTTACAGTCCATGAATTGTTTGTCCAGTCCATATTCTGGGAAATGTATGCTGTTAAGTGAGGCCATATTCCGGACTAGTGATGATCATGCTTCTTGTTTGTGTCCTACTTGGTTGAGGGGACTTGTGGAGGCTTTTGCTTTATTAAGCATTTTGTGGGCGTTTCTTCAGCTGCAAGCAGAGAGAATGACTACAAGTCGTTTGAAGCAAGTTCTGGGGCATTTAGAACAATTTGGAGTTGGGATTTGTATGGAGGACATAGAGCATCTTTCTGTTCTCTGTCCTAAG GTGGTGTATTTTGTAAATAATGATATGGAGCCTAAAAATTTTAGCGATGCACTTGTTATCACCCATTCTTCAACAAAGGAGGCAGACAAATTTGCCAGCAAGCTTGGAGCTG GTAAAACATGCAGGTCTCTTTCAAAGATTTTTAACTTAATGAAGAAATGGGAGAGTTCATTCAAAACTAGCTTGTGGGAGACTATCAAGTTGTTAATG TCTAAAAAGAATTATGAGAATCTGCTATCATTTTCCTTAGAGGATTTGCTTTTATTTGTAAAGAAAGGTGATTATGTTTTGGAAAGAAATGAAGCAAAACGGGCAAGGAGAAGCAGTTCCTCTGCTTCGAATTCTCATTCAGTCAAACGACGATGTCAT GATACAAGTCAATTGCTACCATCAGAAATGGTTGAGCACCTCAGAAAGAGCATTGGATCAGGTGGACAG ATGGTGCATGTTGAAAAAATTGGTGCTAGGAAAGGTTCCTATGTGGAGATACCTAATGAACTCTCAGACAAGTCAAAATCTGCCCTTAAAAGCATTGGAATCAATAAGCTTTACAGCCACCAG GCAGAGTCAATATTGGCATCTCTTTCAGGGAAGAATGTTGTTGTAGCAACAATGACATCTAGTGGAAAATCTGTTTGTTATAATCTGCCGGTTTTGGAGGCATTGTCTCATAATTTTTCGTCATGTGCACTTTACTTGTTTCCCACAAAG GCCTTAGCTCAAGATCAACTAAGAGCTTTGTTAACTTTGACAAATGGGTTTGATTGTGGCATAAATATTGGGGTATATGATGGTGATACTTCTCAGAAAGAAAGGACATGGCTTCGAGAAAATGCTAGATTG TTGATCACAAATCCCGATATGTTACACATGGCAATCCTGCCATTACATAGACAATTTAGTCGAATATTATCAAATCTTAG TTTTGTAGTGATTGATGAAGCTCATGCTTATAAGGGGGCATTTGGGTGCCATACTGCCCTTATACTAAGAAGACTTCGCAGGCTTTGCTCTCATg CGTATGGAAGTGATCCGTCTTTTGTTTTCTGTACGGCAACTTCTTCAAATCCTATTGAGCACTGTATG GAACTTGCAAATTTGTCAACGTTGGAGCTGATTGAAAAAGATGGAAGTCCTTCTTCAGAAAAGTTTTTtgttctctggaatcctactttACCTTTGAGAACC GAGCTAGATAAAAGTGAGTTTGGCATAGATGGTAGAAACGCTTCTGATAAGAGTTTGAG CCCAATCTCAGAAGTTTCACATCTTTTTGCGGAAATGGTTCAGCATGGACTTCGATGTATTGCTTTTTGTAAATCCCGTAAACTTTGTGAGCTAGTTTTATGTTATAC GCGTGAAATTCTTGAAGAGGTGGCTCCCCACCTTGTCAATTCCATATGTGCCTATCGTGCTGGTTATATTTCTGAG GATAGGAGGAGGATAGAGAGTGAATTTTTTGGTGGAAAGCTTTGTGGTATTGCTGCAACAAATGCGCTTGAATTGGGAATTGATGTTGGACATATTGATGTGACTCTGCATCTGGGGTTTCCTGGTAGTATTGCAAG CCTATGGCAACAGGCTGGTAGGTCTGGCAGAAGAGAAAGGTCGTCTCTTGCTGTGTATGTTGCATTTGAGGGGCCTCTTGATCAATATTTTATGAAATTCCCTCAGAAATTATTCTGTGGTCCAATTGAGTGTTGTCATATTGATGCTCAAAACCAGCAG AAAAGGCCTTCACGTTCAATCAGTATACGAGCAATAGAGGCAGAGAGATATATAGTAATAGATAAACAATTGaatgaaaccctagaagagattgagGAAAGCAGGGCTTTCTTTCAG GTATATGAAGGTGCTGTTTACTTGCACCAAGGGAGGACCTATCTGGTGAAGAATTTGGATTTATCGAGAAAAATTGCTTATTGTGAAAAAGCTGTGGTGGACTATTACACAAAGACTCGGGATTATACAGACATACATATTGTTGGTGGTAAAATT GCCTATCCAGCCCGGGTCTCAAAAGATCAACTCCCAAAAACAACAGCTCAAGCAAATCCTTGCAGTGTAACAACGACTTGGTTTGGTTTCCGCCGAATACGTAGGGGGAGCAACCAAGTCTTGGACACTGTTGATCTTTCTCTGCCTAGATATTCATATGAATCACAG GCAGTTTGGATTAGTGTTCCACAATCCTTAAAAATAATAGTAGAGAAGAAGTACTCATTCCGTGCAGGTCTGCATGCTGCTTGTCATGCGGTTTTACATGTTGTACCATT ATATATGAGATGCAATTTATCCGACTTGGCTCCAGAGTGTCCAAATCCTTATGATAGCCGTTTCTTTCCTGAGAGAATTCTATTGTATGATCAGCATCCTGGAGGGACTGGTGTCTCGAAACAG ATCCAACCATATTTCACAGAGCTTTTGCATTCTGCTTTGGAACTTCTCACATGTTGCCACTGCTCCTCAGACACAGGTTGCCCAAATTGTGTTCAG AAACTGGCTTGTCAAGAGTATAATGAGCTAATAAACAAGGATGCAGCCATcataattataaag GGAGTTTTGGATGCagagaaaacatattttgaagGGCACTCCGATTCAACACCCAGTTGTTGA